One Thiocapsa bogorovii DNA segment encodes these proteins:
- a CDS encoding Thivi_2564 family membrane protein codes for MPLITLVITLVVVGLILWLINRYIPMDGTIKKILNVVVVIVVILWLLSVFGLMPPLSQIRIG; via the coding sequence ATGCCTCTGATTACATTAGTCATCACGTTGGTCGTCGTCGGCTTGATCCTCTGGTTGATCAATCGCTACATCCCGATGGATGGCACCATCAAGAAGATCTTGAATGTGGTCGTCGTGATTGTCGTGATTCTTTGGCTGTTGTCCGTCTTCGGGCTCATGCCGCCGTTGTCGCAGATTCGGATCGGCTAG
- a CDS encoding Crp/Fnr family transcriptional regulator has translation MQLDSAKTPDRFDNRLLAALPERDRRQILSSCEAVELRRGEVISEPGDRIRDVYFPTDSFVSLVTPPADYAGLEVRLVGNEGMIGTPLVLGVEVTQIRTFVQGAGPAWRLSSEEFGEALRRSDALRARLHRYLDVLMNQSTQLLACTRFHMVEARLARWLLMTQDRAHSDHFHVTHELLALLLGVRRVGVTKAASALQARELIHYRRGDITVLDRAGLQGAACGCYGAAEAMYEQRMG, from the coding sequence GTGCAACTCGACTCCGCGAAGACCCCCGACCGCTTCGACAATCGGCTCCTCGCCGCACTGCCCGAGCGTGATCGGCGACAGATTCTCTCGAGCTGCGAGGCCGTCGAACTGCGGCGCGGCGAGGTGATCAGCGAACCCGGCGACCGGATCCGCGACGTCTATTTCCCCACCGACAGCTTCGTGTCTCTGGTGACCCCGCCGGCGGATTACGCCGGTCTGGAGGTGCGGCTCGTCGGCAATGAAGGCATGATCGGGACGCCCCTCGTCCTGGGTGTCGAGGTCACGCAGATCCGCACCTTTGTCCAGGGCGCGGGTCCGGCGTGGCGCCTGTCCAGTGAAGAATTCGGCGAAGCGCTGCGCCGGAGCGATGCCCTACGGGCCAGGCTCCACCGCTATCTCGACGTGTTGATGAACCAGAGCACGCAGTTGCTCGCCTGCACCCGCTTCCACATGGTGGAGGCGCGCCTCGCCCGCTGGTTGTTGATGACCCAGGATCGGGCACATTCCGACCACTTCCATGTCACCCATGAGCTCCTGGCCCTGTTGTTGGGGGTGCGCCGCGTGGGCGTTACCAAGGCAGCGAGTGCGCTGCAGGCGCGCGAGCTGATTCACTACCGCCGCGGGGATATCACCGTGCTCGACCGCGCGGGCCTGCAAGGCGCCGCCTGCGGCTGCTATGGGGCGGCGGAGGCGATGTATGAGCAGCGCATGGGCTGA
- a CDS encoding transglutaminase family protein, whose amino-acid sequence MRRIEISHVTEYLFPSRVSLLPHRLLLRPRENHNVRIESSVLEISPAHTLQWKCDVLDNSVALVGFHGPSDRLRVSSRVVIQHYEENPFDFLVDDYAVIHPFEYAEEDRAELAPLRQSVYPSDRDAVQGWLDGLGLQQPMETFALLARMNREIAGRFLYQMREEPGVQPPALTLASKSGSCRDFAALFMEACRFLGLASRFVSGYLFAPATAAGNASTHAWAEAYLPGAGWIGFDPTSGEVTGNRHIAVAVARHPEAVPPVAGSYLGSPDQRPVMTVAVRVSALAAL is encoded by the coding sequence ATGCGGCGTATCGAAATCAGTCATGTCACCGAGTACCTGTTCCCGAGCCGGGTGTCGCTGCTGCCCCACAGGCTGCTCCTGCGTCCACGGGAGAACCACAACGTCAGGATCGAATCCTCGGTGCTGGAGATCAGTCCGGCCCATACCCTGCAATGGAAATGCGACGTGCTGGACAACTCTGTGGCGCTGGTGGGCTTTCACGGGCCGTCGGACCGGCTGCGCGTCTCCAGCAGGGTGGTGATCCAGCACTACGAGGAGAATCCGTTCGACTTTTTGGTCGATGACTACGCCGTCATCCACCCGTTCGAGTATGCCGAGGAGGACCGGGCCGAGCTCGCGCCTTTACGGCAGTCCGTCTACCCGTCGGACCGAGACGCAGTGCAAGGGTGGCTTGACGGCCTGGGTCTGCAGCAGCCGATGGAGACCTTCGCGCTGCTCGCTCGCATGAACCGAGAGATTGCCGGCCGTTTCCTCTACCAGATGCGCGAAGAACCGGGCGTGCAGCCACCCGCGCTGACATTGGCGAGCAAGAGCGGCTCCTGCCGGGACTTCGCGGCCTTGTTCATGGAGGCATGCCGTTTCCTTGGGCTGGCAAGCCGCTTCGTCAGCGGTTATCTGTTCGCACCGGCCACCGCGGCAGGCAACGCCTCGACCCATGCCTGGGCCGAGGCCTACCTGCCCGGCGCCGGCTGGATCGGGTTCGATCCCACCAGCGGAGAGGTGACCGGCAATAGGCACATCGCCGTTGCGGTGGCACGCCACCCGGAAGCCGTTCCACCAGTGGCCGGAAGCTACCTCGGCTCGCCGGATCAGCGCCCAGTAATGACGGTAGCGGTACGGGTGAGCGCGCTCGCGGCCTTATGA
- the trhA gene encoding PAQR family membrane homeostasis protein TrhA — protein MDKGEGFNSISHLVGAVLALSGTAVLVSLAGVHGGAMRIVSFSVYGLTLILLYLFSTLYHSLRGRTKRVFQVLDHHAIYLLIAGTYTPFCLVVLGGAIGWWLFGAIWGLALLGIVIDTLRGKGGGILSVVVYLIMGWLIVLALDPIVAALPPAGFRLLVTGGLFYTVGVIFYPLGRFWPWCHGIWHLFVLAGSVSHYFAILLYM, from the coding sequence ATGGACAAGGGCGAGGGCTTCAACAGCATTTCCCATCTGGTCGGCGCCGTGCTGGCGCTGAGCGGGACCGCTGTGCTGGTGTCACTTGCCGGCGTTCACGGCGGGGCGATGCGAATCGTGAGCTTCAGTGTCTACGGGCTCACCTTGATCCTGCTGTATCTCTTCTCGACGCTCTACCATAGCCTGCGCGGGCGGACGAAACGGGTGTTTCAGGTGTTGGATCACCACGCGATCTACCTTTTGATCGCAGGCACCTATACGCCATTCTGCCTGGTGGTCCTCGGCGGCGCGATCGGCTGGTGGCTGTTTGGCGCGATCTGGGGGCTGGCCCTGCTGGGTATCGTCATCGATACGCTGCGCGGCAAGGGCGGGGGCATCCTGTCGGTGGTCGTCTATTTGATCATGGGCTGGCTGATCGTGCTTGCCCTCGATCCCATCGTTGCTGCCTTGCCTCCGGCCGGCTTCCGACTGCTGGTGACGGGTGGCCTCTTCTACACCGTCGGCGTCATCTTCTACCCGCTGGGTCGCTTCTGGCCCTGGTGCCATGGCATCTGGCATCTGTTCGTCCTGGCCGGAAGCGTCAGCCACTATTTCGCGATTCTGCTCTATATGTAA
- a CDS encoding transglutaminase-like domain-containing protein gives MKIRIGYELIYDCPQPTPMILTLSVHYSRVSDIIVPDHLIADPPVPLTAYRDSFGNWCSRIVAPRGQVRLSTDALVRDTGVPDPVVPHASQTPVEALPDETLLFLLGSRYCETDRLSETAWHLFGNSPTGWARVQTICDYVHQHIVFGYEHARSTKTAYEAFHERTGVCRDYAHLAIAFCRCMNIPARYCTGYLGEIGMPPPYAPMDFAGWFEAYLDGHWYTFDARNNTPRIGRVLIARGRDAADVAISNTFGPNTLKGFKVWTDEVSDG, from the coding sequence ATGAAGATCCGTATCGGCTACGAGTTGATCTACGATTGCCCGCAGCCGACCCCAATGATCCTGACCTTGAGCGTGCACTACTCGCGCGTCTCCGACATCATCGTTCCGGACCACCTGATCGCCGACCCGCCGGTTCCGCTCACCGCCTATCGCGACAGTTTCGGCAACTGGTGCAGTCGTATCGTCGCCCCCCGAGGACAGGTTCGGCTGTCAACCGATGCGCTCGTGCGGGATACGGGCGTACCCGACCCGGTGGTTCCGCACGCGAGTCAGACACCGGTGGAAGCGCTCCCGGACGAGACCTTGCTGTTCCTGCTGGGAAGCCGATACTGCGAGACGGATCGCCTGTCCGAAACCGCCTGGCACCTGTTCGGCAATTCACCGACGGGATGGGCGCGCGTTCAGACGATCTGCGACTATGTCCACCAGCATATTGTCTTCGGCTATGAGCACGCACGTTCCACCAAGACCGCCTACGAGGCTTTCCACGAGCGCACCGGCGTTTGCCGCGACTATGCGCACCTCGCCATCGCGTTCTGTCGCTGCATGAATATCCCCGCGCGCTACTGTACCGGTTACCTCGGCGAGATCGGCATGCCCCCACCCTATGCCCCGATGGATTTCGCCGGTTGGTTCGAGGCCTATCTTGACGGCCATTGGTACACCTTCGACGCCCGCAACAATACCCCGCGCATTGGACGCGTGTTGATCGCCCGGGGTCGCGACGCGGCCGACGTCGCCATCAGCAATACCTTCGGGCCCAACACCCTAAAGGGCTTCAAGGTGTGGACCGACGAGGTGAGCGACGGGTGA
- a CDS encoding peptidase — MTYCVGIMLDAGLVLSSDSRTHAGVDNFASFCKMTVFERAGDRVIILLSSGNLAGTQAVIGLLKQRNAKEGVPNLWGAESMFDSAMLVSDAMRDVDRRDGKHLAGSGGGFNASFILGGQIAGEPPRLFRIYAEGNFIEASLETPYLQTGETKYGKPIIDRVITRSTSLNDAAQCALVSFDSTMRSNLSVGMPIDLICYERDSLEVRMRRRFDEGDEYFSALGKQWTEGTRQVFSSLPKLDWSGH, encoded by the coding sequence ATGACGTATTGTGTCGGTATCATGCTCGACGCCGGATTGGTCCTGTCGTCGGACTCGCGTACCCATGCCGGGGTCGATAACTTTGCGAGCTTCTGCAAGATGACCGTGTTTGAACGCGCCGGCGACCGGGTCATCATCCTGCTGAGCTCGGGCAACCTGGCCGGAACCCAGGCGGTCATCGGCTTGCTGAAGCAGCGCAACGCCAAGGAAGGGGTGCCCAATCTCTGGGGCGCGGAGTCCATGTTCGATTCCGCGATGCTGGTGTCGGATGCCATGCGGGACGTCGATCGGCGCGACGGAAAACACCTGGCAGGGAGTGGTGGCGGCTTCAATGCCTCATTCATCCTGGGAGGGCAGATCGCGGGCGAGCCGCCACGCCTTTTCCGGATCTATGCGGAGGGCAACTTCATCGAGGCCAGCTTGGAGACGCCCTATCTCCAGACCGGGGAAACCAAATACGGGAAGCCGATCATCGATCGGGTCATTACCCGCTCGACCTCGCTCAACGATGCGGCCCAATGTGCCCTCGTCTCGTTCGACTCGACGATGCGCAGCAATTTGTCCGTCGGCATGCCGATCGATCTGATCTGCTATGAGCGTGACAGCCTTGAAGTGCGGATGCGCCGCCGCTTCGATGAGGGGGATGAATACTTCAGCGCGCTCGGCAAGCAATGGACGGAAGGCACGCGGCAGGTGTTCAGCAGTCTGCCCAAGCTTGACTGGTCAGGCCACTGA